A window of Candidatus Thermoplasmatota archaeon genomic DNA:
GGGGAGGGTCAGGCGCCCATCGGCCGCGCGCGGGAAGTGGGGGTTCCAGGCGATTTCCCACAGGTGTCCGTCGAGGTCCGCGAAATAGCCGGAGCGGCCGCCCCACGGCGCGTCTTCCGCGGGCTTGACGACGCGCGCCCCGGCGGCCTCGGCCCTCCTGAGCGCGAGGTCCACGTCGTGGGGCTCGGCCACATTGGCCGCGATCGCCAGGG
This region includes:
- a CDS encoding VOC family protein; translated protein: MHWISLVTLGVEDLDAATRFYEALGWRRSGASNKDVTFLSGGAVALALFGRDALAEDARVPARGDGFRALAIAANVAEPHDVDLALRRAEAAGARVVKPAEDAPWGGRSGYFADLDGHLWEIAWNPHFPRAADGRLTLPP